In Paenibacillus sp. FSL M7-0420, a single genomic region encodes these proteins:
- a CDS encoding GbsR/MarR family transcriptional regulator produces MKQAAFGEEHPHRSPREQLLGPVIDAIAQTMDLYGANYSFGQLYGVMFFEDKPMTLEEMKQVMNMSKSNMSYGVRSLIASRMVTKLPEKRERKELYAAETDFFEAFRNFFTLKLQREIDMMQEAMGAGVPGLQALAHAADTPEEERQACLRDLEKLKHAAEYYAWLQRFVSGLAEGAIFGGGLPGGEKTE; encoded by the coding sequence ATGAAGCAGGCCGCATTCGGCGAAGAACATCCGCACCGTTCGCCCCGGGAGCAGCTGCTCGGCCCGGTGATCGATGCCATAGCCCAGACCATGGATTTATATGGAGCGAATTATTCCTTCGGCCAGCTGTACGGAGTGATGTTCTTCGAGGACAAGCCGATGACGCTGGAGGAAATGAAGCAGGTCATGAATATGAGTAAAAGCAATATGAGCTACGGAGTCCGCTCCCTGATCGCCTCCCGGATGGTCACGAAGCTTCCGGAGAAGCGTGAGCGGAAGGAGCTGTACGCAGCGGAGACGGACTTCTTCGAGGCCTTCCGGAACTTCTTCACCCTGAAGCTTCAGCGGGAGATCGATATGATGCAGGAAGCGATGGGAGCTGGGGTCCCGGGCCTCCAGGCACTGGCCCATGCAGCAGACACACCCGAAGAGGAGCGGCAGGCCTGCCTCAGAGATCTGGAGAAGCTGAAGCATGCGGCCGAGTACTATGCCTGGCTGCAGCGGTTCGTGTCGGGGCTTGCGGAGGGAGCGATATTCGGCGGCGGGCTGCCGGGAGGAGAGAAGACGGAGTAG
- a CDS encoding carbohydrate ABC transporter permease, protein MTRSKLFSGLKPVLFTLPAMISFAVFWLAPLLYVLYLSFTEWDFMSPEKTFVGWQNYTDLLSNPAFYKALRVTVLFCLGSVLPVILLGLGLALLMNRKLKGSALYQILLFSPWVTPTVAVSIVWSWIYQPEAGLANAVLNFFGLDSIGWLQDPKWALTGVLLVTIWKSVGWAMIFYLVALRNVPSDLLEAGELDGASPVQKFLRITWPLISPTTLFLFVVQLVSALQAYDQINVLTQGGPSGSTRTLLYLYYQSAFESFQIGEASSVAVVLVLICMLLSVLSFGISKRTTHYQ, encoded by the coding sequence ATGACACGTTCAAAGTTATTCAGCGGCTTGAAGCCCGTGCTGTTCACTCTGCCGGCCATGATCTCGTTCGCCGTGTTCTGGCTCGCGCCGCTGCTGTATGTGCTGTATCTCAGCTTCACGGAATGGGATTTCATGAGCCCGGAGAAAACCTTTGTCGGCTGGCAGAATTATACCGATCTGCTCAGCAACCCCGCTTTTTACAAAGCGCTAAGGGTGACCGTTCTCTTCTGTCTCGGCAGTGTGCTGCCGGTGATCCTGCTCGGACTGGGTCTGGCCCTCCTCATGAACAGAAAGCTGAAGGGCTCAGCCCTCTATCAGATCCTGCTGTTCTCGCCTTGGGTGACGCCGACCGTCGCTGTGTCTATCGTCTGGTCCTGGATCTATCAGCCTGAAGCCGGACTTGCCAATGCGGTGCTGAACTTCTTCGGTCTGGACTCCATCGGCTGGCTGCAGGACCCCAAATGGGCATTAACCGGCGTCCTGCTGGTCACGATCTGGAAGTCGGTCGGCTGGGCAATGATCTTCTATCTGGTGGCGCTGCGCAATGTGCCTTCCGACCTGCTGGAAGCCGGGGAGCTGGACGGGGCAAGCCCGGTGCAGAAGTTCCTGCGGATTACATGGCCGCTGATCTCGCCGACTACTCTTTTCTTATTCGTGGTGCAGTTAGTCTCGGCACTTCAGGCCTATGACCAGATTAATGTCCTGACCCAGGGCGGCCCGTCCGGCTCCACCCGCACTCTGCTCTATCTGTATTATCAGTCCGCCTTCGAATCGTTCCAGATCGGAGAGGCTTCTTCCGTAGCTGTCGTTCTGGTCTTGATCTGCATGCTGCTGTCGGTCCTCTCTTTCGGGATCAGCAAGCGGACCACTCATTATCAATAG
- a CDS encoding carbohydrate ABC transporter permease — translation MPIFTRISRLVRQIFFAVLALLMAFPFYWMVTSALKTNDEIWRSPPTLWPEVPLWGNFAAAWNEAPFARYMGNSIFVAVSIVLLQTINSGMMAYALTHMKFRLKGVFAGVILFGYMVPATAVYLPGYLVLSELHLLNSYAGLILSNCVSIFSIFLIRQAFLQVSHELVEAGEVDGASHMRILWTILVPVTRSSFAVLALITFIDQYNNYFWPMLITKDPSLQLVSAGLRSFFVEGGAYGLKWPLIMAASAFTIAPLLLIFLLAQKTIMQSVNMTAGSSKG, via the coding sequence TTGCCTATATTCACACGTATCAGTAGGCTGGTCCGCCAGATTTTTTTCGCCGTGCTTGCTCTTCTGATGGCCTTCCCGTTCTATTGGATGGTTACGAGTGCCCTCAAGACCAATGATGAGATCTGGCGCTCTCCGCCCACACTCTGGCCTGAGGTGCCGCTGTGGGGCAACTTCGCCGCTGCCTGGAACGAGGCGCCATTCGCCAGATATATGGGTAACAGTATCTTCGTCGCTGTCTCCATTGTCCTCCTGCAGACAATCAATTCCGGGATGATGGCTTATGCGCTGACGCATATGAAATTCCGCCTGAAGGGCGTTTTTGCCGGAGTGATTCTGTTCGGTTATATGGTTCCTGCAACGGCAGTCTACCTGCCCGGATACCTGGTCCTCTCCGAGTTACACTTGCTGAACTCCTATGCGGGCCTGATTCTCTCCAACTGTGTGAGTATATTCTCGATCTTCCTGATTAGGCAGGCCTTCCTTCAAGTCTCGCATGAGCTGGTGGAGGCCGGTGAAGTGGACGGTGCCTCGCATATGCGGATTCTATGGACGATCCTTGTGCCGGTCACAAGATCTTCATTCGCCGTACTGGCGCTGATTACCTTCATTGACCAGTACAACAATTACTTCTGGCCGATGCTCATTACGAAGGACCCCAGCCTGCAGCTGGTCTCGGCCGGTCTGCGCAGCTTCTTCGTGGAAGGAGGTGCTTACGGACTGAAATGGCCGCTCATCATGGCCGCCAGCGCCTTCACGATTGCCCCGCTGCTGCTAATCTTCCTGCTGGCGCAGAAAACGATAATGCAAAGTGTCAACATGACCGCAGGCTCAAGTAAAGGCTAA
- a CDS encoding ABC transporter substrate-binding protein — translation MNVFKRLSAVSMIAGLSVLTACGGNAAPDNAVTADGATAAVPAANAAPAGGAPVTIEFWYGLGGKLGENMESLIQKFNASQQEVIVKGIVQGDYTETEQKLQAAIAAGQVPAAVLSSNIDWARKGYYAPMDELIAGQPDFNKEDFVQTFLNQGQVDGKQYFLPMYGSTQVMYYRKDAFAKSGIDASQIKTWEDLAAAAKKMTVSEGGKTTFYGWEPMWGSGNMIDAALSKGGSILSEDGTKVTIDSPEWIDTWEFFRKAIHEDKTMRIHSGGQGWEYWYKTIDDVMKGQAAGYTGSSGDQGDLDFSVVSAMEQPGWAGAGEGKPVAGASMAGIPAKAGDAEKQAAMKWLAYFTNSENTAFWSINTGYISVRQSALEDPAFVAFSKSNPQINIPLQQAAHASAPFQDPTGGKINDALTIAADKVQIENIPAAEALKEAQQTAQAALDKLK, via the coding sequence ATGAACGTATTCAAAAGGTTGTCCGCAGTATCCATGATCGCCGGACTCTCCGTGCTCACCGCTTGCGGCGGAAATGCCGCTCCCGACAATGCAGTCACAGCGGACGGAGCAACCGCCGCAGTCCCTGCTGCCAATGCCGCTCCGGCTGGAGGCGCACCGGTCACGATTGAATTCTGGTATGGGCTCGGCGGCAAGCTGGGTGAAAATATGGAATCGCTCATTCAGAAATTCAACGCCTCCCAGCAGGAGGTCATCGTCAAGGGGATCGTGCAGGGGGATTATACAGAGACCGAACAGAAGCTTCAGGCAGCGATTGCTGCCGGGCAGGTCCCGGCGGCGGTCCTCTCCTCCAATATCGATTGGGCGCGCAAGGGTTATTACGCCCCGATGGATGAGCTGATTGCCGGGCAGCCGGACTTCAACAAAGAGGATTTCGTCCAGACCTTCCTGAACCAGGGCCAGGTGGACGGCAAGCAGTATTTCCTCCCGATGTATGGATCGACCCAGGTGATGTACTACCGTAAGGATGCTTTTGCGAAAAGCGGCATAGACGCCAGCCAGATTAAGACCTGGGAAGACCTCGCTGCGGCCGCGAAAAAGATGACCGTCTCCGAAGGCGGCAAAACCACCTTCTACGGCTGGGAACCGATGTGGGGCTCCGGCAATATGATTGATGCCGCTCTCAGCAAAGGAGGCAGTATTCTTAGTGAGGACGGCACCAAGGTCACGATTGATTCCCCGGAGTGGATCGACACCTGGGAGTTCTTCCGCAAAGCAATTCATGAGGACAAGACGATGCGCATTCATTCGGGCGGACAAGGCTGGGAGTACTGGTACAAGACCATTGACGATGTGATGAAAGGCCAGGCGGCCGGATACACCGGTTCGAGCGGCGATCAGGGCGACCTTGATTTCAGCGTCGTCTCCGCTATGGAGCAACCGGGCTGGGCCGGAGCTGGGGAAGGCAAACCTGTCGCTGGAGCGAGTATGGCCGGTATTCCTGCCAAAGCCGGAGACGCCGAGAAGCAGGCAGCGATGAAATGGCTGGCCTACTTCACGAACTCCGAGAATACGGCCTTCTGGTCCATCAACACCGGATATATTAGCGTCCGCCAGTCTGCGCTGGAAGATCCGGCATTCGTCGCCTTCAGTAAGAGCAATCCGCAGATCAATATTCCATTGCAGCAGGCGGCTCATGCTTCCGCTCCGTTCCAGGACCCGACCGGCGGCAAGATCAACGATGCCTTGACCATCGCTGCGGATAAGGTGCAGATTGAGAATATTCCGGCAGCCGAGGCGCTGAAGGAAGCGCAGCAGACGGCTCAGGCGGCACTGGATAAACTGAAGTAG
- a CDS encoding HAD family hydrolase yields MIELNTPQGNYPVSAILFDKDGTLLQFVSLWGSWAECFLDQFNLQLEQRGLKFPVQHLASLLGTVHDAEGKITDYDRNGPLAMGTMSDLYAILSWQGYSLGLSWAGAVELVDSCRNAADAMLEQSRPVRPLPGLVPFLDACAAQGIPMAVVTADETAAAESHLRWLGIRQYFTAVIGTDQVEQGKPFPDMALLACQRLGVSPAEAAVIGDTNGDMRMAKAAGAAAAIGLAGGITAGLAASAAAAGPAANAGGDWQAAANRVIAAADTRAAGTLLPDADCIVSSYAELDVRRIAR; encoded by the coding sequence GTGATTGAGCTTAACACTCCGCAAGGAAACTATCCCGTATCGGCCATCCTGTTCGACAAGGATGGAACCTTACTACAGTTCGTATCCCTCTGGGGGAGCTGGGCCGAATGCTTCCTGGACCAGTTCAACCTTCAGCTGGAGCAGCGCGGCCTCAAGTTCCCTGTGCAGCATCTGGCTTCCCTGCTGGGAACGGTTCATGACGCTGAGGGGAAGATTACAGATTATGACCGTAATGGCCCTCTCGCCATGGGTACGATGAGCGATCTGTATGCCATTCTGTCCTGGCAGGGTTATTCTCTCGGCCTATCCTGGGCCGGAGCGGTCGAACTGGTGGACTCCTGTCGGAATGCAGCGGATGCGATGCTGGAGCAGAGCCGTCCGGTCCGTCCTCTTCCCGGGCTGGTGCCCTTTCTGGACGCGTGCGCAGCCCAGGGCATACCTATGGCCGTAGTGACTGCCGATGAAACGGCGGCAGCAGAGAGTCATCTGCGCTGGCTGGGCATCCGCCAGTATTTCACCGCCGTGATCGGCACCGATCAGGTGGAGCAGGGCAAGCCCTTCCCCGACATGGCGCTGCTTGCCTGCCAGCGGCTCGGGGTATCTCCGGCTGAAGCCGCCGTGATCGGCGATACGAACGGAGATATGCGGATGGCGAAGGCAGCGGGCGCTGCCGCTGCCATTGGGCTTGCCGGCGGAATTACCGCCGGGCTGGCGGCTTCAGCTGCGGCGGCAGGACCGGCCGCAAATGCGGGCGGGGACTGGCAGGCGGCGGCAAACCGGGTTATTGCGGCGGCGGACACGCGGGCTGCCGGGACTCTTTTGCCGGATGCAGATTGTATCGTGTCTTCTTATGCAGAGCTTGACGTACGAAGGATAGCACGATGA
- a CDS encoding metallophosphoesterase family protein: MNTSSIPGVTEPLLTFQIITDTHVTADPEHEYNQNFGRALQDLALHAQGSSGIMHIGDITNNGFPEEYEEVQRILEQHQASLPQLRYTLGNHDVGLGHWDSRLAMYTSRMGMPGPYHDHWIGGYHFIFLGTEEGLQTFCNLSDGQLQWLDRKLGEQAAASAQDQPVFLFLHQPLKDTVAGSLESQEWYGVTQDQELRTILSRHPQTLLFTGHTHWELEVGNTMYPGNGQTATMFNAASVAYLWTDADEHKSGSQGYYIEVYADKVLVRGRDFTTGTWIEAAQYEVAYPVNALR, translated from the coding sequence ATGAATACATCTTCCATACCCGGCGTTACTGAACCGCTGCTGACGTTCCAGATTATCACCGATACCCATGTCACCGCCGATCCGGAACACGAGTACAACCAGAACTTCGGGCGGGCATTGCAGGATTTGGCCTTACACGCACAGGGCAGCAGCGGCATCATGCATATTGGAGATATTACGAACAATGGCTTCCCGGAGGAGTATGAGGAGGTCCAGCGTATTCTTGAACAGCATCAGGCTTCGCTGCCGCAGCTTCGTTACACTCTGGGCAACCATGACGTCGGCCTCGGCCATTGGGATTCCCGTCTTGCGATGTATACTTCCCGCATGGGGATGCCGGGTCCTTATCATGATCACTGGATCGGCGGGTATCATTTCATCTTCCTGGGTACTGAGGAAGGGCTGCAGACATTCTGCAATCTATCCGACGGACAGCTCCAGTGGCTGGACCGGAAGCTTGGGGAACAGGCGGCAGCTTCCGCGCAGGATCAGCCCGTCTTCCTCTTCCTGCACCAGCCGCTGAAGGATACGGTAGCCGGTTCGCTGGAATCTCAGGAATGGTACGGGGTCACTCAGGATCAGGAGCTGCGTACTATTCTGTCGCGGCACCCGCAGACCCTGCTGTTCACCGGGCATACCCACTGGGAGCTGGAGGTCGGCAATACTATGTATCCAGGCAACGGACAGACCGCCACGATGTTCAATGCAGCTTCTGTAGCCTACCTCTGGACGGATGCAGATGAGCACAAGAGCGGCAGCCAGGGCTATTATATAGAAGTCTATGCTGATAAAGTGCTCGTGCGGGGACGGGACTTCACTACAGGGACCTGGATTGAAGCAGCGCAATATGAGGTGGCGTATCCCGTTAACGCTCTACGGTAA
- a CDS encoding MetQ/NlpA family ABC transporter substrate-binding protein, translated as MTTTFTLVLLVLTLALAGCGNSKEAEKTPAATSTGPVKIKVASLIPPMTDILDIVKPILKEEGVDMEVVVLSDNVQPNEALANKEVDANFFQHVPYMEQFNASKGAKLVPVQPVYDAIYGGYSKRFKNIADLPEGATLVMANDPSNIGRSLQMFADAGLITLKDGVGIQATQADITANPKNYKFEEVDLLMLARMLDDADLVAMTPAYASPLGLTPKKDALITEREDSAFTITLVAREDNKDSEAIQKLAKAISGPEVKKFLEDNYADIALPAFK; from the coding sequence ATGACCACCACGTTTACACTGGTACTGCTTGTATTGACGCTTGCACTTGCAGGCTGCGGCAACAGCAAAGAAGCGGAAAAGACACCGGCGGCAACCAGCACCGGACCTGTGAAGATCAAGGTAGCCTCGCTGATTCCGCCAATGACGGATATCCTCGATATTGTGAAGCCAATTCTGAAGGAAGAAGGCGTGGATATGGAGGTTGTCGTGCTGTCTGATAATGTGCAGCCGAACGAAGCACTGGCGAACAAAGAGGTGGATGCGAACTTCTTCCAGCATGTCCCGTACATGGAACAGTTCAATGCCAGCAAAGGGGCAAAGCTGGTGCCGGTTCAGCCTGTATATGATGCCATCTACGGCGGGTACTCCAAACGCTTCAAGAATATTGCCGATCTGCCCGAGGGAGCAACGCTCGTGATGGCGAATGATCCTTCGAATATTGGACGCTCCCTGCAAATGTTCGCAGATGCCGGATTGATTACGCTGAAGGATGGGGTAGGAATTCAGGCTACCCAAGCTGACATTACTGCCAATCCGAAGAACTATAAGTTCGAGGAAGTTGATCTGCTGATGCTGGCCCGGATGCTGGATGATGCAGATCTGGTAGCGATGACGCCGGCCTATGCCAGCCCGCTGGGTCTGACTCCGAAGAAGGATGCGCTGATCACCGAGCGTGAAGATTCAGCCTTCACCATCACCCTCGTTGCCCGTGAGGACAACAAGGATTCCGAGGCCATCCAGAAGCTGGCGAAGGCGATCAGCGGCCCGGAAGTGAAGAAGTTCCTGGAGGATAATTACGCGGACATCGCGCTGCCTGCTTTTAAATAG
- a CDS encoding methionine ABC transporter permease → MFESMLKYQDQMWQSIGETFVMVGIAIGAALLVGLPLGTLLYFCRKGQLYENRGLSLVLNSIVNVIRSFPFLLLVVALIPFTRLVVGTSIGTLAATVPLSIVAIAYYSRLVEQSLLEVPRGTIEAALSMGASKLGIIFKFLYVEARSGLVLGLTASTISFISFSTVMGVVGGGGVGDFAIRYGYQRFETEVMIYAILVMIVLVQLIQFTGSTIARLLDKR, encoded by the coding sequence ATGTTTGAGAGTATGCTGAAATACCAGGATCAGATGTGGCAGTCTATCGGCGAGACCTTTGTCATGGTCGGCATTGCCATAGGCGCTGCACTGCTGGTGGGGCTTCCGCTGGGGACACTGCTGTATTTTTGCCGCAAAGGCCAGTTGTATGAGAATAGAGGGCTGTCTCTGGTGCTGAACAGCATTGTCAATGTCATCCGTTCGTTTCCGTTCCTGCTGCTGGTGGTGGCGCTGATTCCGTTCACGCGGCTGGTCGTAGGTACGTCGATTGGCACACTGGCGGCCACGGTGCCGCTGTCCATCGTTGCCATTGCTTATTACTCACGGCTGGTAGAGCAATCACTGCTGGAGGTTCCTCGGGGAACGATTGAAGCGGCATTGTCGATGGGAGCATCCAAGCTGGGAATCATCTTCAAATTTCTATATGTAGAGGCCCGTTCAGGGCTGGTGCTGGGACTCACGGCGTCTACGATCAGCTTCATTTCTTTTTCAACCGTAATGGGGGTTGTCGGCGGCGGCGGGGTGGGCGATTTCGCCATCCGTTACGGGTATCAGCGCTTCGAGACCGAGGTGATGATCTACGCCATTCTCGTGATGATTGTGCTGGTGCAGCTCATCCAGTTCACGGGAAGCACGATAGCCAGACTGCTGGACAAACGCTAG
- a CDS encoding methionine ABC transporter ATP-binding protein: MLSLSQVSKSFTLKDGPYTAVDQVSLEVQAGAIHGIIGTSGAGKSTLLRLINLLERPDKGTVTVDGQRLTELPDKELRRQRQRIGMIFQHFNLIGNATVSRNVAISLELAGVPRAGRMKRVEECLQFVGLADKAGQYPAQLSGGQRQRVAIARALANNPKLLLCDEPTSALDPGTTADILEVLRHINASLGVTIVIVTHELDVVRSICSEVSVMEGGRIVDSFSRGEGGFLPPAKHSGSFRERITGRTGEAHV; encoded by the coding sequence ATTCTTTCGCTGAGTCAGGTTAGCAAGAGCTTCACTCTGAAGGACGGCCCTTATACGGCTGTCGATCAGGTATCGCTTGAAGTCCAGGCGGGTGCCATTCACGGTATTATTGGCACCAGCGGCGCGGGTAAATCCACGCTACTGCGGCTGATCAATCTGCTGGAACGGCCCGATAAGGGAACGGTTACGGTTGACGGGCAACGGCTTACGGAGCTGCCGGACAAGGAGCTGCGCCGGCAGCGGCAGAGAATCGGTATGATCTTTCAGCATTTCAATCTGATCGGCAATGCCACTGTCAGCCGGAATGTGGCGATCTCTCTGGAACTTGCCGGAGTGCCGCGTGCAGGGCGGATGAAGCGGGTGGAGGAATGTCTGCAATTCGTCGGCCTTGCGGACAAGGCCGGGCAATATCCGGCCCAGCTCAGCGGCGGACAGCGTCAGCGGGTAGCGATTGCCCGCGCACTGGCGAACAATCCGAAGCTGCTGCTGTGCGATGAACCGACATCTGCGCTTGATCCGGGCACCACGGCGGATATTCTGGAGGTGCTGCGCCATATCAATGCTTCCCTGGGCGTAACCATCGTGATCGTTACCCATGAGCTGGACGTTGTGCGGAGCATCTGTTCCGAGGTATCCGTCATGGAGGGCGGACGGATCGTAGATTCCTTCTCCCGCGGCGAGGGCGGCTTCCTTCCGCCGGCAAAGCATTCAGGCTCCTTCCGGGAGCGGATCACCGGCAGAACGGGGGAGGCCCATGTTTGA
- a CDS encoding carbohydrate ABC transporter permease translates to MADNRQISPGHKAGFTAKRNLGTGRLEPFLFTSFNTVFMVCLVVVTLYPFINTIAVSFNEGNDTIRGGIYLWPREWTVQNYKAIFATGTIFDAFLISVARTVISTLLNIFLTTMLAYTLSRREYVFRKFITVVFVLTMYFSAGLIPNYFLIKDLGLLNSFWVYVIPSMISAFNMIVIRTYIGTIPESLMESARIDGAGDFKIFMRVVFPLCKPVLATIALFVAVGAWNAWFDAFIYTSSKQHLSTLQYELMKLLSSTMNSNGNPTVTNGVGMDQNSARAMVTPISIRAAITVVASVPILLVYPFMQKYFVVGLNVGSVKE, encoded by the coding sequence ATGGCGGATAACCGGCAGATTAGCCCTGGGCACAAAGCAGGCTTTACGGCGAAAAGAAATCTGGGCACCGGCAGACTTGAACCGTTTTTGTTCACTTCCTTCAATACGGTCTTCATGGTCTGTCTGGTGGTTGTGACTTTATATCCATTTATCAATACGATTGCTGTTTCATTTAATGAAGGGAATGATACGATCCGCGGCGGTATTTATTTATGGCCAAGAGAATGGACCGTTCAGAATTATAAAGCGATCTTTGCCACCGGAACGATTTTTGATGCTTTCCTGATTTCAGTGGCACGTACAGTGATTTCTACATTGCTTAATATTTTTCTGACCACCATGCTGGCGTATACCTTAAGCCGCAGGGAGTACGTATTCCGTAAGTTTATTACTGTAGTCTTCGTGCTGACGATGTATTTCAGCGCAGGTCTGATCCCGAACTACTTCCTGATTAAGGACCTGGGCCTGCTGAACAGCTTCTGGGTCTATGTTATTCCATCGATGATCAGCGCGTTCAACATGATCGTCATCCGCACTTACATCGGGACTATACCGGAGAGTCTGATGGAATCGGCCAGAATCGACGGAGCCGGGGATTTCAAAATCTTCATGCGGGTGGTCTTCCCACTCTGTAAGCCGGTGCTGGCGACCATTGCACTGTTCGTGGCGGTCGGAGCCTGGAATGCCTGGTTCGACGCTTTCATCTACACCTCCTCCAAGCAGCATCTGAGTACACTGCAGTATGAGCTGATGAAGCTGCTGTCTTCAACGATGAACTCTAACGGGAATCCTACCGTAACCAACGGGGTGGGGATGGATCAGAATTCAGCACGGGCGATGGTCACGCCGATTTCAATCCGGGCAGCTATCACCGTGGTCGCCTCTGTACCTATACTGCTGGTGTATCCGTTCATGCAGAAGTATTTCGTAGTGGGCCTCAATGTCGGCAGTGTGAAAGAATAA
- a CDS encoding ABC transporter permease, with product MDETLEIDTGVRRPKKNKRKKQPITWRVIKNQNQLIWMSVPLMLYIILFAYVPVWGWTMAFQNYRPAKSFGEQEWVGLKQFKFLFTDDNFIRVLRNTLAMGVINLILGFVTAIVLALLLNEIKKVFWKRTVQTISYLPHFLSWIIVTGIVATSLSINDGIVNIVLMKLHLIKEPILWLSEGKYFWGIVGASHVWKEVGWNTIIYLAAIASIDPALYEAAEIDGANRYKKMMHVTLPGIKATIVILMIMSIGHVLEAGFEVQYLLGNGLVVDWAETIDIFVLKYGLAQGNYSLATAGGIFKTVVSVTLLLMANGISKRLGEERLL from the coding sequence ATGGATGAGACCTTAGAAATAGATACTGGCGTCCGGCGTCCGAAGAAGAACAAGAGGAAAAAGCAGCCGATTACCTGGCGTGTGATTAAGAATCAGAATCAGCTGATCTGGATGTCTGTGCCTTTAATGCTCTACATTATCCTTTTTGCCTACGTTCCTGTGTGGGGCTGGACCATGGCGTTCCAGAACTACAGACCGGCCAAGTCCTTCGGCGAGCAGGAATGGGTGGGACTGAAGCAGTTCAAGTTTTTGTTCACCGATGATAACTTCATTCGTGTCCTGCGCAATACGCTGGCCATGGGGGTTATCAATCTGATCCTCGGCTTCGTTACAGCCATCGTGCTGGCCCTGCTGCTTAACGAGATTAAGAAAGTATTCTGGAAAAGAACCGTGCAGACGATCTCTTATCTGCCCCATTTCCTGTCGTGGATTATCGTTACCGGTATTGTGGCGACCTCGCTGTCCATCAATGACGGGATTGTAAATATCGTTCTGATGAAGCTGCATCTGATTAAGGAGCCGATTCTGTGGCTCAGTGAAGGCAAATATTTCTGGGGAATCGTAGGGGCTTCACATGTGTGGAAGGAAGTAGGCTGGAATACCATTATTTATCTGGCAGCCATCGCTTCCATTGACCCTGCCCTGTATGAGGCTGCAGAGATTGACGGTGCGAACCGTTATAAGAAAATGATGCACGTAACCCTGCCTGGCATCAAGGCAACCATTGTTATTCTGATGATTATGTCCATAGGACATGTGCTGGAAGCAGGCTTTGAAGTGCAATACCTGCTCGGCAACGGACTGGTAGTAGACTGGGCCGAAACGATAGATATTTTCGTGCTTAAATACGGACTTGCACAAGGGAATTATTCACTCGCAACCGCTGGCGGGATTTTCAAAACGGTGGTCAGCGTGACATTGCTGCTTATGGCTAACGGGATTTCCAAGCGGCTTGGGGAAGAGAGGTTGTTATAA